In Candidatus Sysuiplasma acidicola, the following proteins share a genomic window:
- a CDS encoding pyruvate oxidase (catalyzes the formation of acetyl phosphate from pyruvate), producing MVFGKTVADIVVERLTGWGVKRVYGIPGDAINTIMDAIRKSKDIEFILVRHEEAGAFAASAEAKLSGKLAACVGTAGPGSIHLLNGLYEAKTSRVPVIALTGQVDSDLIGTDYFQEIDLLRLFSDVSVYNQRIASPDDAEVVIETACRNAVSMRGVSHISFPLDIPRRKVSRSAQETSVTYTEAKPVAGDADLGKAADLLNNGKNVIILAGSGARAAGDILIEFSEKIGAPICVTLPGKGCIPDDHPNCLGGLGLIGTRPSQNAMEEADTLLMVGTSYPYTQFLPEKARTIQIDLDPGKIGKRKQVDVALLGDARDTIERLLKLVKARDKKEFLERYRKEMVKWKEKIDDDCADGRKPIRPQIAARALQEELPDDAIVCVDVGNVTVWIARYFKSGRHKFIFSPWLGSMGVALPSAIGAALSNPAKRVAAFAGDGGFTMLMGDFNTAVKYSLPIVVVVINNGILGMIKFEEEVMGHPEFGIELHNPNYADYAIACGGFGIRVTEPGEVRKAIRAAIDSGKPALVEIMADPQERPMPPKIKSSQAIHYATALFREKFDY from the coding sequence ATGGTTTTCGGCAAGACGGTAGCGGATATAGTTGTGGAAAGACTCACAGGATGGGGAGTGAAGAGGGTATACGGCATCCCGGGCGACGCGATAAACACAATAATGGATGCAATCAGGAAAAGCAAGGATATTGAATTCATACTCGTAAGGCACGAAGAGGCAGGCGCCTTTGCAGCTTCGGCGGAGGCGAAACTTAGTGGAAAACTAGCCGCATGCGTTGGAACTGCAGGACCCGGATCCATACACCTGCTCAACGGACTCTATGAAGCGAAGACATCAAGAGTACCGGTGATTGCACTTACAGGGCAGGTCGACTCTGATCTTATAGGAACGGATTACTTTCAGGAAATCGATCTGCTCCGGCTCTTCTCCGACGTTTCCGTGTACAATCAGAGAATCGCTTCTCCGGACGATGCAGAGGTGGTAATTGAAACAGCCTGCCGGAATGCGGTTTCAATGAGAGGCGTATCACACATTTCCTTTCCCCTTGACATACCACGCAGAAAAGTGTCCAGGTCAGCACAGGAGACTTCGGTAACTTACACTGAAGCGAAGCCAGTTGCCGGAGATGCAGATCTCGGAAAAGCGGCAGATCTGTTGAACAACGGAAAGAATGTCATTATACTGGCTGGAAGCGGCGCACGCGCAGCGGGAGACATTCTTATTGAGTTTTCAGAAAAAATAGGAGCTCCCATCTGTGTAACACTTCCCGGAAAGGGGTGCATTCCCGATGATCACCCCAATTGTCTTGGAGGGCTGGGGCTGATAGGCACTAGACCCAGTCAGAATGCGATGGAAGAGGCCGACACGCTACTGATGGTTGGTACGAGCTATCCGTACACTCAATTCCTCCCGGAAAAAGCAAGGACAATTCAGATTGATCTCGACCCGGGTAAGATTGGAAAGAGAAAACAGGTTGATGTCGCACTGCTCGGTGATGCGCGTGACACGATTGAACGGCTTCTGAAGCTTGTAAAAGCGAGGGACAAAAAGGAATTTCTTGAGCGTTACAGAAAGGAGATGGTTAAATGGAAGGAGAAAATCGACGACGATTGTGCTGACGGGAGAAAGCCGATCAGGCCGCAGATCGCAGCGAGAGCGCTTCAGGAAGAGCTTCCTGATGACGCGATAGTCTGTGTAGATGTGGGTAACGTGACGGTGTGGATTGCCCGTTACTTCAAATCCGGACGACATAAATTCATATTTTCCCCCTGGCTGGGAAGCATGGGCGTGGCATTGCCTTCAGCAATAGGAGCAGCGCTTTCCAATCCCGCCAAGAGAGTGGCAGCCTTTGCGGGTGACGGCGGCTTCACCATGCTCATGGGCGACTTCAATACGGCAGTGAAGTACTCGTTACCGATAGTCGTCGTAGTAATAAACAACGGCATTCTTGGAATGATCAAGTTCGAAGAGGAGGTAATGGGTCACCCGGAGTTTGGCATCGAGCTGCACAACCCGAATTATGCAGACTATGCAATAGCTTGCGGAGGTTTCGGCATTAGAGTGACAGAACCCGGTGAGGTCAGGAAAGCGATCAGGGCTGCAATTGATTCGGGGAAGCCGGCATTGGTAGAGATAATGGCTGACCCGCAAGAAAGGCCGATGCCGCCGAAGATCAAAAGCTCGCAGGCAATACATTACGCGACTGCCCTATTCAGGGAGAAGTTCGATTACTGA